In the Vogesella sp. XCS3 genome, GACCAAGGCGCTGGACTACTTCGACCCGGCCAAGGATTATGGCGGCGACCTGGTGGCCGCCTTGCAGCGCGCCACGGCCAACTTCCTGGTGGCCAGCTTTACCAGCGACTGGCGCTTCTCGCCGGAACGCTCGCGCGAGACGGTGAAGGCGCTGATCGCCGCCGGCAAGCGCGTGGCCTACGCCGAAATCGAGTCGGTACACGGCCACGATGCCTTCCTGATGACTGACGAACCGTATATGAACCTGATGCGTGCCTACCTGCAGCGCGTTGCCGTGGAGGTTGCCGCATGAGCCAGCCCGTTTCCGCCCTGCGCCCCGACTTGCAAATGATTGCCGACTGGGTCAGCCCCGGCAGCCGCGTACTCGACCTGGGTTGCGGCGAGGGCGACCTGCTGGCCTGGCTGCAGGCCCACAAGCAGGTGTCCGCCTACGGCGTGGACTTTGATGTGAACAATGTGGTGCGCTGCGTGGCGGCCAACGTCAACGCCATCCAGGGCGACCTGGAAGCCGGCCTGGCCGAGTTTGCCGACCAGCGCTTCGACCACGTGGTGCTGTCGCAAACCATCCAGGCCATGCACAACACCGAGCAGATTTTGCTGGAGATGCTGCGCGTTGGCCGCGAAGCCATCGTTACCTTCCCCAACTTCGG is a window encoding:
- the metW gene encoding methionine biosynthesis protein MetW yields the protein MSQPVSALRPDLQMIADWVSPGSRVLDLGCGEGDLLAWLQAHKQVSAYGVDFDVNNVVRCVAANVNAIQGDLEAGLAEFADQRFDHVVLSQTIQAMHNTEQILLEMLRVGREAIVTFPNFGYWENRWQILKGRMPVSDDMPYQWYNTPNIHWCMLGDFDELCAKNGLRVVERVVMTGGRRVTFLPNLRGSLAFYRVTRG